The following are encoded in a window of Staphylococcus piscifermentans genomic DNA:
- the hxlA gene encoding 3-hexulose-6-phosphate synthase: MELQLAIDLLNKEEAAELANKVKDYVDIVEIGTPIIYNEGLPSVQYMDEHIDGVKVLADMKIMDAADYEVSQAVKFGADVVTILGVAEDASIKAAIEEAHKNDKQLLVDMIAVQDIEKRAKELDEMGADYIAVHIGYDLQAEGKSPLEDLHKVKSVIKNSKVAVAGGIKPDTIKDIVAERPDLVIVGGGIANADDPVEAAKTCRDAVKGE, encoded by the coding sequence TTGGAACTACAATTAGCAATTGATTTATTAAACAAAGAAGAAGCGGCAGAATTAGCTAACAAAGTAAAAGATTATGTTGATATCGTAGAAATCGGTACTCCTATCATATATAACGAAGGCTTGCCATCAGTGCAATACATGGACGAGCATATTGACGGTGTTAAAGTTCTTGCAGACATGAAAATCATGGACGCTGCAGACTATGAAGTCAGCCAAGCAGTTAAATTCGGCGCTGACGTTGTGACTATCTTAGGTGTGGCTGAAGATGCATCAATCAAAGCTGCTATCGAAGAAGCACACAAAAACGATAAACAATTATTAGTCGATATGATTGCTGTGCAAGATATTGAAAAACGCGCAAAAGAATTAGATGAAATGGGTGCTGACTACATTGCGGTACACATCGGTTATGACTTGCAAGCAGAAGGTAAATCTCCTTTAGAAGACTTGCACAAAGTTAAATCTGTTATCAAAAATTCCAAAGTTGCGGTTGCCGGCGGAATCAAACCGGATACTATCAAAGATATCGTAGCTGAAAGACCAGACTTAGTTATCGTCGGCGGCGGTATCGCAAATGCTGACGATCCTGTAGAAGCTGCGAAAACTTGCCGTGACGCAGTTAAGGGTGAATAA
- the hxlB gene encoding 6-phospho-3-hexuloisomerase, whose protein sequence is MAKLQYPLILDELKTTLSNVKDEDVENFEQAVKDAKHIFVAGKGRSGFVANGFTMRLNQLEQPAFIIGGITTPSIHEGDLFIVISGSGSTEHLRLLAEKAKGEGAKVALITTQPDSKIGELADTVIELPAGTKYDAEGSEQPLGSLFEQSAQLFLDAVVLDFMQDFDIDETAMQENHANLE, encoded by the coding sequence ATGGCCAAACTACAATATCCATTGATTTTGGACGAGTTGAAAACGACTTTATCCAACGTCAAAGATGAAGATGTTGAAAACTTTGAACAGGCTGTCAAAGATGCCAAGCATATTTTCGTAGCCGGCAAAGGCCGCTCAGGCTTTGTCGCAAACGGCTTTACGATGCGTTTGAATCAACTCGAACAACCTGCTTTCATCATCGGAGGCATTACGACGCCTTCGATTCATGAAGGCGACTTGTTCATCGTCATTTCAGGTTCAGGCAGTACGGAACATTTACGCCTGCTTGCTGAAAAAGCTAAAGGTGAAGGCGCTAAAGTAGCCTTGATTACTACTCAACCTGATTCTAAAATCGGTGAGTTAGCTGATACGGTTATCGAATTGCCGGCCGGTACGAAATATGATGCTGAAGGTTCAGAACAGCCGCTCGGCAGTTTGTTTGAACAATCTGCACAACTTTTCTTAGATGCAGTCGTGCTGGACTTCATGCAGGATTTCGATATTGATGAGACGGCAATGCAGGAAAATCATGCGAATTTAGAATAA
- a CDS encoding NADPH-dependent FMN reductase codes for MKGLIIVGSARVNSHTKALAQYLKGQLEEKDVETEIFDLADQPIHTLDVSGASNPPDEYKRNVEALQKKAREADFIILGTPNYHGSYSGILKNALDHLTMDDFKMKPVGLMGNSGGIVSAEPLSHLRLIVRTLLGIAVPTQIATHDSDFGKLDDGTFYLQDEEFQLRSRLFVEQIVSFAESRPYEHLK; via the coding sequence ATGAAAGGCTTAATTATTGTAGGAAGTGCACGTGTGAATTCACATACGAAAGCACTTGCGCAATACTTAAAAGGACAACTAGAAGAGAAAGATGTTGAAACAGAAATCTTTGATTTGGCAGATCAGCCGATTCATACATTAGATGTGTCAGGAGCAAGCAACCCGCCTGATGAATATAAACGCAATGTCGAAGCGTTGCAGAAGAAGGCGCGTGAAGCGGACTTTATTATTTTAGGTACGCCGAACTATCACGGTTCTTACTCTGGTATCTTGAAAAATGCGCTCGATCATTTAACAATGGACGATTTCAAAATGAAGCCTGTTGGTTTAATGGGGAATAGCGGTGGCATTGTCAGTGCAGAACCATTATCACACTTGCGCTTAATCGTGCGTACTTTACTGGGTATTGCGGTACCTACACAAATCGCTACGCATGATTCAGATTTCGGTAAACTCGACGACGGCACTTTCTATTTACAAGACGAAGAATTCCAATTACGTTCACGTTTATTCGTAGAACAAATCGTGTCCTTCGCAGAAAGCCGTCCATACGAACATTTAAAATAA